CATCGTAGTTAAAGCCTGCTATATATATTGTGGAATTTTTCATCTTTACCGGGTCGCCGTTAATTATGGCATTTTGCTCAGCGTGAACAGCAACACACAGCTCATAACGCTCACCCTTTGGAACTTTAAGCTTCTCTCTAACACACTGCCCAACATCTACACAATTAGCTTCTCCCCTAGCAGAACCATTAAAGCCTGTGCTTATTAAAATCCTATCCTTAACTATAACAGAACCGTAAAAGCGCCTAAGACAGGTAGATCTTTTAGCAACCACCTGTGCTATTTCTATAAAATATTCGTCCCATGTGGGTCTTTTAATTGTTGTCATAGTATTTCCTCCCCTACTGCAATCCTTTTTCCTATTATATCAACATGGATAGCATTCCACCAATATATACTGAATGGAAAAACAGCAGCGTGATAATAAATTATACACATAACAACCATATATTGCTAGGGCAATTATTTTATGATATATTTGCATTAACAATATGAAACAGGGTGATACTATTTATGGAACCATTATTTGGATTAATTGTTTAGGCACCAGAAAAATTTTCTGGTGCCTAAAGGTGTTTTGATACAAAGAATCTGATTGTTTGTTATTGCCATTTCTGAAAGGAGTAAAACAAATGAGGCATATTCGTAGGTTTTTTCTAACAGGATTGTTAATTTTGCTGCCGCTAGTCATTACCATTTACATTATATTTTTCATATTTAGCCTGGTGGATAATTTGCTGGCAGGTTTTATTAGAATGATTGTAGGCTATCCTTTACCTGGATTAGGTGTAGTCTTAACTATTCTATTGGTTCTTATTGTAGGATTAATAGCAACAAATATTATAGGAAAAAAGTTTATAGAATTTTTTGAAGCCTGCTTAAATAAAATTCCCTTAGTAAAAACTATATATGGAGCTGTTAAACAAATAATTGACGCATTCTCACTCCAAAAAAACAATGCTTTTCAACGTGTTGCTTTAGTTGAATATCCCCGCAGAGGAATATATGCTATTGGTTTTATTACAGGAGAGTGTTCTGGAGAAGTACAAGAAAAGACTGCCGAAGAAGTAATAAATGTCTTTGTGCCTACTACTCCTAATCCTACTTCTGGAATGTTACTCCTACTTCCTAAAAGGGATGTCAT
This genomic stretch from Desulfitibacter alkalitolerans DSM 16504 harbors:
- a CDS encoding deoxycytidylate deaminase; this encodes MTTIKRPTWDEYFIEIAQVVAKRSTCLRRFYGSVIVKDRILISTGFNGSARGEANCVDVGQCVREKLKVPKGERYELCVAVHAEQNAIINGDPVKMKNSTIYIAGFNYDGTAASGEPCLMCRRMIKNAMIERVVYLDINGQIMEYNPKQS
- a CDS encoding DUF502 domain-containing protein; this translates as MRHIRRFFLTGLLILLPLVITIYIIFFIFSLVDNLLAGFIRMIVGYPLPGLGVVLTILLVLIVGLIATNIIGKKFIEFFEACLNKIPLVKTIYGAVKQIIDAFSLQKNNAFQRVALVEYPRRGIYAIGFITGECSGEVQEKTAEEVINVFVPTTPNPTSGMLLLLPKRDVIPLEMSVEDGLKLLISGGVVVPKERAANGQEVTEK